In a genomic window of Weissella tructae:
- the rpsO gene encoding 30S ribosomal protein S15, whose translation MAISAERKNEIIKEFARHEGDTGSVEVQVAVLTADINELNAHMSEHKHDFHSQRGLMKKIGHRRNLLRYLRDNEVQRYRELIQKLGLRR comes from the coding sequence ATGGCAATTTCTGCAGAACGCAAGAATGAAATCATCAAGGAATTCGCACGTCACGAAGGTGATACTGGTTCAGTTGAAGTTCAAGTCGCAGTTTTGACTGCTGACATTAACGAATTGAACGCTCACATGTCAGAACACAAGCATGACTTCCACTCACAACGTGGGTTGATGAAGAAGATCGGTCACCGTCGTAACTTGCTACGTTACCTACGTGATAACGAAGTACAACGTTACCGTGAATTGATCCAAAAGCTTGGATTGCGTCGTTAA
- the rpsT gene encoding 30S ribosomal protein S20 yields the protein MPIIESSIQRARLNKVQRERNVQQLSAYRTEVKKFRNGVEAGADNLQELFANASSAIDRAASKGLIAKNKASRDKSRLSALLNK from the coding sequence ATGCCAATTATTGAGTCATCAATCCAACGTGCCCGCTTAAACAAGGTACAACGCGAGCGTAACGTTCAACAATTGAGTGCTTACCGCACTGAAGTGAAGAAGTTCCGTAACGGTGTTGAAGCTGGAGCCGACAATTTGCAAGAATTGTTTGCTAACGCATCATCAGCTATCGACCGCGCTGCATCAAAGGGCTTGATTGCTAAGAACAAGGCTTCACGTGACAAGTCACGTTTGTCAGCTTTGTTGAACAAGTAA